agAGAGACTTTTTAAGTGTAAAATCCATCCAAAGAACATAAGATCGTGTAATTTCTTGCATTTTGGGATAAAGGCAAGCtggtttctttatttttgtcgCAGTAgttacatttttctgtgtgtgtgtgtgtgtgtgtgtgttgtcagcaACCAAATTCCATATGAAGAGTATATATTTTTGGCTTCATCACATAGGCGTATTGGACCGTCATATTTTGGGGGTTTCCTGCACCTTTTGACAATGACAGTTACCTGAATGGACTTTTTGCTGTAATTCTTCCCCCAACTGATGCTCCCCATGCCCTTTCTGTCAGATCCAATCAAGTCTATGAATGTACTGAAAGAATGTACCCAAATGTTAGTTTGAAAAGCTATATACACATGGacaatacatactgtatgataaCCTGacctgaacaaaatgtgtttacactCAGGCCTCAAGTTATGCTGCAACATTCCAAGCTGAAatttaaaagtatatatatatatatatgagtacTAGGTAGAATACTAGGTAGAATACTAGGTATACTATGGAGCCCCAGAAGTCACAAATGTCAATAAACAGACTACCTGAGACTACACACATTGTAAATGACATAAATTGGTTTAAATAAGTtagattgatttaaaaaaacaacggGTATGTACTTTAACTCCAATGAGgtgattaaaaaatgaaaatgagcacTGGTTTTGTCATCTGTTACTGGCTCTTTCCACTTTCCAGTTCCTCTTGTTTTAGCTTCAGTagatgttaaataaatgttttattccttATAATGAGAAGGGCATGGCTGGTATCTGGTACACTACATGTGTGTGGCGTGTGTTGAACTGCTTTAGTCTTGGAAATTCAGGGATAGTCAATGACATTAAGAAGAACCAAAGTATTGTATTCGTTCAGCCTGTAAACACACGTGTTAGTCAGTGATTTCAGGCTGGTGGAGCTGCTCGCTAATCCATTTCATCCACCGTCGAGTTCAGTACATTAAATTAAAGATGATCAGACGTAACTCTTATGGTACGTACTGTATGTAGTCAGTCATCAGGTAACCCATTgtttatgatatatataatataataatagaaTCTATATTTCAGTAGGTGTAATGTGCTCAGGCTCAGGACAGATTCTCCCACACAACTGAAAAGACAAGACACGAGGccagtgaatgtgtttgtcctcttgtataaataaagttgtcatTACACTGGAGGTCAGTGCTGCAAAATGCATCCAGAtatgttcattttaataaacaGGTAAAAAACAGTACtgcattgtgggtttttttttgttttcaactaTTCTactaaatgaaaaaatacacattagAAAAAAGTGATGTAGATCCTGAATAGAAAATGTCTCATTTAAACAGTTCAGTAGAACACCACacattacattcatacatattgATGATTGTTTTTATGACATGTATTACTTACACCTACACCAAAAAACATTCCTTGTTCTTCATGAATACAATTTCCCATTCTGGCAACTTCCTGATTCTGGCAGAGGGAGCCGGCAGCTCCTCGGAGGGAGCTGCTGCAATCAACAAAGTTGGTCTGAGGTTGGCAGCATCTCTTGATTAGAGGTCCAGAGCTCAGGGAGTTCAGGTAAGTCGAAAAAATCAGAGAAGAGTTCCCAAAACAGATAACGAGAGTCCATCTGCAAGGAAACAATAAGATTTGGTGTAAACTAGCTGCGGAGGAATAAAACATCCACGACTGACGCTTTCAGGACTGCAGGGAAATTAGTTGTAAAATTTCAAACCCACATTCGTGTCTACGTTCGTCGTGCCTATGTCCGTTATGTCCATGTCCGTTATGTCCATCGTGTCCGTATCCCTAGGTGGAGACGGAGGTGGTGTAGGActgctgtagaaaaaaaaacaaaaacatacaaaataggTTCAAATTTTTCCTGTACAGCACTGAACaacacagagggaaggaaaCAATGCACTCATAGGAGGACTTTAGGAGGTTTATATTAGAAAGCATTCACATTCTCTCCATGATGGTCAAAGATATGTGATGCAAAGCGCTAATTATTATTGTCTTACTTACAGTGAAGTAGGAACCAGTCTTCTGTTGACGTACCCATCTACCACCTTTTTGGACGCTGACATTTCTGCATGAGCAGAGGCGATCAGAGGTCATTACATGCTACTGAGAACATGACTTCAACTGGATAACCTAACCTAACGTTGACATTATAAATCCATTCATTATTACAAGTTGGAGAGTGTGAGGAGATTTGTTTTCTCCAACTGTTGCACGGAGGTCAATGTTAGAATACGTCTAAAGGGTTTCGggaataattacatttatttttggaaaCATCTAGAAACAAATTCCTGTTCATGTGTTGCTGTACTTGGCAAATAAAGTGATTTGGTTCTCAGTCAAGCAAGAGACAATACCGGAGGAGTTGTAGTAGCGTCCAAAGGCAGTGTCTTTGGGGATGTCTGGGTACAGATAGAGCAGAGGGTTCCTGGTCTTGTTCCTCTGGGCTTTCAGACTGTAGTGGTAAAGGATGTCTGGTAGAGAAATGGCCGACAGCTCATGCTTGGTGTAGGGCTCCACTGCGTGCACATGGGCCTCTGCAGGGGAAagaaacagtaacagtaacaagCCAAGCGAACTCAGTATTGGCCTTGGTAAAACCCACATCATTAAAACCCTAATTTGACCAAGTTTGGAATtttgcccaaacacacacacgtgtccaGAAACATACCACCATTGGCGTGCTCAACCCAGCTGAAGGTGATGGCGTCTTTGTAGCTCTCGCTAAAGCGGAGCAGGAAGGTCCCGGTCGGTTTTTCCTGCAACAGGACCTGTGTTCTCTTCCTGCTCACAAACCCCATGACGGACCTGAAACCCACATACAGGATACGACGAGAGCTCATCTCGCTGGGAAGCATAGTGACTTAACCCCAGATAACAGTACTCAGTAGGCCTCATGTGTTGCTGGCATGTGGACCGCAGTCTCAGAGTGAATGTGAGAATTATCCTGCTGAGATGACTCTGGATGAATCTTACCCGTCCTGCCAAAGATCCACAAAGTGTCTTTTGATCAAATCAAGGATTCCATCGATCCAAATCCAGGCATTCTCGTTCTGTCCGCACAGCAAAGCAAAAGTCAACATGCAAGGAGGGGTGTTAGTTCTGACGAgcgcacacacatttacacaccgAGTCCCACAGGTTGCACCAATTGTGTAAACTACAGTATAAGAAGAATCACCTTGGAGAACTTGCTCCAGTGAACGAGATCATCAGGATCATCTGTGAAGAAAGCCACAGTAGCGTAAAAATGTCATGAAGTATCGAACTCTCAAgcatatttcccagaatgctgaACAATGCTTTGACAGTAGTACAACTGCACTGTCTCCAATACCGCTCCTGTATGGAAGTACAGCATGTTTTATTACGTTTTCCTGTACAATCAATTCAGATCAATTTCCCTGACAAGAGCAAGGTACCGCTGTTAAGTGTCGTGATTCAGTTTTATGGGAGAAGTGGTGAAACACTCACCCACAATTTTGTCTTTTAGCATGGAGAGCTGGTTTTCGTCGAGCCCCCGTTTGCAAACGGACAGAAACTGCCAGCTCAGAGCCTGCGACAGCTGCTGCCAGGTGAGCGGAGGAGGGTCGACAAACAACGACAGGCTCTGCGGAACAGCGTCACAGACCTTTAATACAGTTGTGTGAAGTATGAACTATGCAACGCAATAAGAAGAAGGGAAGTGGTGCTGTCTGTACATGAGAAATCAACTGTTTGGTGTAATTTGGACCTGTCTTCTGTAGCTGATATTGTTTATGTGTTGTGTTGAGGTGTGATGGTTTTACCCTCAGTTCGCTGATGGACAGCATGCTGCACCACATGATGGAGGCCCAGGCACCGACGACTTGATTGGTACTGGATATGACAACCACAGGCAGGGAGCTGGCCTGGACCCACACAGGAGGAGCGTTAGCTGCCTGGCTACCACTTATCTTGCAGCTCTAATAGTGCTTTCTCTTCAAGCAATAATATTTGAAGCTCAGCGGCAGAGAGCACACAGCTGAAAGGCCTCTGTCACGTTTGCTCACCTCGAGGTTACACTCCAGTCCAGCATGCTGAAACTCTGTCACGAACTTAATGATGTGGAGCTCTTCGGTGACTCCCAGACGACTCTGATGAAGAGGACGAAGACAGAGACACGGTGATAGGAAGAAAAAGGACTTGTATAATGAGTTGCAAGCACAAACAGTGGGACACTTCACATCTGTCCCGGTCatgaaagaataaaacacacCTAGGTTGAAACATTATATAGGCATTAtaatcatgttagcatttagctctggTTTGTCCACATGTGGCCAGTGTAACACTGACATCACCACCTTATacacttatttacacatcagcaGAGCAACATCAGCGTTCATTTGAAGTCTTGTTTCTGTCTGAGACGAGTCCCGCAGTAAGAAGactgcttcaaaatgtgaaacacagCAAAGTCTGTGAAACTGAACTGATTCTGGTACATTCCTTCCAGTAAGGAGAGGCCATTTCAGTAACTCTGCAGTAATCACACAATCTTGTACCAAAACCTTCCACTCTAAAGGCGCCATCGAACATATCCTCTGCCGAACTGTggcttcatcatcttcattatGTCTCCTCTTACCTCATGCGATCCTttgcctctttcttttctttccttgagtgactggaaaaaaaaagaaaatgcagtcaTTATATGCTGTATACTCTATTtgttaataaaatacaaagctATATGCTTCTTCAACTTCTGGGTTCAGCGGTTTGTGTAGTTTCATACCAGGAGACCAAATTCTGCCACCAAGCCTCCCCTGGGCGAGTCCACGTCCAGCACCTTACAGTCGTCCCTGCTGAAGTCAAAGTGACGGTACctacaacaacatcacagcAGAGTGTGTCTCCATTAGCAGAAACTACTGATACTTTTTTAAACAATTCCTCTGTTTACAGATCCTTCACCTACCCGTTAGCTGTCGTGGCTTCTTCGACGTcccttattttttatttgttttttagggAAAAGGGGACACAAAAAGGTTGATAAGAAAACAAAGGCTATTCAAAATTAAAacgttttttaaataaacaaacaaaatatgtaaaataataagtTTTCTTTGACTTACTTGTCAAATACAGGTTTGACTTTGAGCAGGCACTTGAACTCTGGGAGGTTTGCTAAGAAcctgagaagagaaaaaaacggATACTGACAAAATGAtcttcaaaaaacaaagaaaatcataCAGTGCTTATATTATATTAGATATTACAGTTGCTGCAACATGAATTACATCCTTTTCTGTGTCGGCTGCTTTTTCATGAACAGCCTGCAGAGCGACGCTGTGTAAGGTGCAGCCTTACCTCACTGTCACCGTGAACCGCACCCCGGTCTTCAGTACGAGAGGCCGCTGTGGTAAACTTGACATGACAGGTTGTTTGTCAACCACCAGAGCGCTAAAAAATCAAGACCACAAACATAAGTGGAAACATGTCAGCCATGTGAATCAGTGTGTGGATGTACTGTACAGAACACAGAAGAGTCCTGACGCCATGTCTCACTTTGCAAGAAGTTTTGTGAGCAAGGACCGTGCGAATTTATCAATTTCTGCCATGGGACCGGGGGGGTTGGAGGCATCAGTGCCATTGTATTTCTTGTTCTGGTCTTGCAGTTTCTGCAGCTCTTCGCGCACTCGTAGTAGCACCTCTGCCACACTTGTGAACCTGCACATATATCATAAGCAAACACAGAGTCTTAAGTGTGACAGCTGGGGACAGAGAGACGTTTCTCCCTCGACATGAAACCTGGAAAGTCAAGGTAGAAGTAATGAGGTCTTACCACTTCTGGAGGTGGTCCAGACAGGTGTCAACTGGACCTCCAATGCAGGCCAGCTGCTGCCTGCGCTTCCACTCAGGCAGCTCCACGTCTGTGAGGGTCGCCACAGTCTGCTGTGCcagtgttaaaatgttcactatcagctgcagcaccatctggaagacagaaaatacacagcaagccttaagtatgtgtgtgtgtgtgtaggggggggggcaacaacaacaatgaccGAACATCTACAGTACCTGCTTTGTTTGTGAGATAAAGTCGGCCCGCTTAAGACATTCCCCTTCCACAACAGCATGGGACTGGGCCAATCCAATATGCTGCTCCACTGGTAATGACAGATGAGACATAAATGAGGATTGAACTCACACCAAACACCACATCACCATTTGGTTTACGTCTCCTTCCATACCTTGGCTTTGCCAGGTCTTCTGTATGTAGTCAAGCTTTTCATTCAGGTCATCCAGCGACTTAATCTCCTTCTTTAAGTCCTGCATCAGAGTTAAAGTTCACAAATTTAGAAATGCCAAAGTACGTTTTTCCCGAAGGAAGGCTGTCAGGTGGAAAACAACTGATGACAGTCCAAGTGAGTTTACCAAAGTCTGCCTCGTCAGTTCGC
This window of the Enoplosus armatus isolate fEnoArm2 chromosome 11, fEnoArm2.hap1, whole genome shotgun sequence genome carries:
- the LOC139292078 gene encoding signal transducer and activator of transcription 1-alpha/beta-like, coding for MAQWQDVLRLDPALQGRVSQLYERRFPREIRHCLCVLIESQDWSLAAVDEKHASTCLHALLVSLDEQWNRSLQENNILQGPDFPGMKNHLLEHFQDEPLNLAVILSECLKEEKKILASASEEQGCGHPAVEQKWRELDSRVSELTRQTLDLKKEIKSLDDLNEKLDYIQKTWQSQVEQHIGLAQSHAVVEGECLKRADFISQTKQMVLQLIVNILTLAQQTVATLTDVELPEWKRRQQLACIGGPVDTCLDHLQKWFTSVAEVLLRVREELQKLQDQNKKYNGTDASNPPGPMAEIDKFARSLLTKLLANALVVDKQPVMSSLPQRPLVLKTGVRFTVTVRFLANLPEFKCLLKVKPVFDKDVEEATTANGYRHFDFSRDDCKVLDVDSPRGGLVAEFGLLSLKERKERGKGSHESRLGVTEELHIIKFVTEFQHAGLECNLEASSLPVVVISSTNQVVGAWASIMWCSMLSISELRSLSLFVDPPPLTWQQLSQALSWQFLSVCKRGLDENQLSMLKDKIVDDPDDLVHWSKFSKNENAWIWIDGILDLIKRHFVDLWQDGSVMGFVSRKRTQVLLQEKPTGTFLLRFSESYKDAITFSWVEHANGEAHVHAVEPYTKHELSAISLPDILYHYSLKAQRNKTRNPLLYLYPDIPKDTAFGRYYNSSEMSASKKVVDGYVNRRLVPTSLSPTPPPSPPRDTDTMDITDMDITDIGTTNVDTNMDSRYLFWELFSDFFDLPELPELWTSNQEMLPTSDQLC